The Castor canadensis chromosome X, mCasCan1.hap1v2, whole genome shotgun sequence genome includes a region encoding these proteins:
- the Rp2 gene encoding protein XRP2 isoform X1, whose amino-acid sequence MGCFFSKRRKTEKESRPENEEERPKQYSWDQREKVDPKDYMFSGLKDETAGRLPGKVAGQQFLIQDCENCNIYIFDHSATVTIDDCTNCIIFLGPVKGSVFFRNCRDCKCTLACQQFRVRDCRKLEVFLCCATQPIIESSTNIKFGCFQWYYPELAFQFKDAGLSIFNNTWSNIHDFTPVSGELNWSLLPENAVVQDYVPIPTTEELKAVRVSTEANRSIVPISRGQRQKSSDESCLVVLFAGDYTIANARKLIDEMVGKGFFLVQTKEVTMKAEDAQRVFREKAPDYLPLLNKGPVIALEFNGDGAVEGCHLIINEIFNGTKMFVSERKETASGDVDSFYNFADIQMGM is encoded by the exons GTTGATCCAAAAGACTACATGTTCAGTGGACTGAAGGATGAAACAGCAGGTCGTTTACCTGGGAAAGTGGCAGGACAACAGTTTCTCATTCAAGACTGTGAAAACTGTAACATCTATATTTTTGATCACTCTGCTACAGTTACCATTGATGACTGTACTAACTGCATAATTTTTCTGGGACCTGTAAAAGGCAGTGTGTTTTTCCGGAATTGTAGAGATTGCAAGTGCACATTAGCCTGCCAGCAATTTCGTGTGCGTGATTGTAGAAAGCTGGAAGTCTTTTTGTGCTGTGCCACTCAACCCATTATTGAGTCTTCCACAAATATCAAGTTTGGCTGTTTTCAGTGGTACTACCCTGAATTAGCTTTCCAGTTTAAAGATGCAGGGCTGAGTATTTTTAATAACACATGGAGTAACATTCATGACTTTACCCCTGTGTCAGGAGAGCTGAACTGGAGCCTTCTTCCAGAAAATGCTGTGGTTCAGGACTATGTCCCTATACCTACTACTGAGGAGCTCAAAGCTGTCCGTGTTTCTACAGAAGCCAATAGAAGCATTGTTCCAATATCCCGGGGTCAGAGACAGAAGAGCAGTGATGAGTCATGCTTAGTGGTGCTATTTGCTGGTGATTATACTATTGCAAATGCCAGGAAACTAATCGACGAg ATGGTTGGTAAAGGCTTTTTCCTAGTTCAGACAAAGGAAGTAACTATGAAAGCGGAGGATGCTCAAAGAGTTTTTCGGGAAAAAGCACCTGATTACCTTCCTCTTCTGAACAAAG GTCCTGTGATTGCCTTGGAGTTTAATGGAGATGGTGCTGTAGAAGGATGTCACCTAATTATAAATGAGATATTCAATGGGACAAAG atgTTTGTATCAGAAAGGAAGGAGACAGCATCTGGAGATGTAGACAGCTTCTACAACTTTGCTGATATACAGATGGGAATGTGA